Genomic DNA from Carnobacterium divergens DSM 20623:
AGCGATTCCAGCTAAAACTGCGTGAACTACATACAACGGAAAGGCAACAAACATAAATGAAAATTCAAGCGGTTCTGTAATACCTGTTAAAAAGGCTGTAACAGCAACCGATAACATCATTCCAAAAGTTGCTTTACGTTTGTTTGGTTTAGCTGCAGCCACCATTGCCATTGCAGCAGCTGGTAAGCCGAACATCATAATTGGGAAGAATCCTACTTGGAAAGCTCCGGCTGTTGGGTCTCCCGCAAAGAAACGGTTGATATCGCCATTCGCCATGACACCTGTTGCAGCGTCTGGGAATGAACCATAGGCAAACCACAAGTATGAATTTAATACATGATGTAAGCCTGTTGGAATTAACATACGGTTAGCAAATTCAAAGACACCTGCTCCTAAAGCACCTGCACCAACGATAAAGCTGTTGATGTGGTCTAATCCGTTTTGAACCGTTGGCCAAATCAGGCCAAAAATAGCGACTAATAAAAGCGCTGCAATCACATTCAATAATAACGCGATATGACGACCGTTGAAGTAAGGCGAACCTTCATATTTATCGTAAACACGGTTGTAAATCAGTGGCGACATCAGACCTGCGATAAAACCGGCGAAGACACCCATATTGATGTTTTCATTAATGCCAATAACACCAAAGTTCAATACGAAATAAATCAATGCGCCTCCAAGAGCCGCAATCCCGCTATTGTCTTTTGACAATCCAATGGCAATTCCCATTGCGAACATCAACGAAAGATAAGTGAAAATTGAATTTCCACCGGCATTCATAAACGGTACATTTAACACATCTGCTGCACCAAGTCGATTTAACAACCCAGCAGCAGGTAATACTGCGATTGGAAGCATTAACGCTTTCCCAATTTTTTGCATTTGATTTAACATGATTAAAATCCTCCTATTTAACTCTTATAAATGTGGAATAACAACGTTGGCAATAAATGAACCGATAAACAAAGCGACAACGCTGGTTACGATTGGAACGAAACGACGTCCACCAAAGAAGGCCAACCATTCTGGCATTTTGATGTTGTAAAATTTGTTATACAATACGCCTGCAACAATTCCCATGAACAATCCACAAAGGATAAAGAAGAGTTGATCTGATCCTACTGAACCAAATAATTTAATCGGAGATGTTACTAGAAATGCTGTTTTAGGATCAACTAAGACTGAAAATGAAGACCCAAACACTAAGTAACCGACAGCTCCAGCTAAAGCAGAAGCACCACTGTGATCAAATCCAATCCCAGTTGCTACAGAAATAGAAACAACTAACGGAAAGATCAATTTATACGCATTAAAAATCCCTACAAAAGCACCTACACCTGTTAGTGAAAGGGCCCAAAAAATTAATAACGAAACTACTGATACCGCAATATAAGATAAGGCAATTCCATATCTTTTTGCTAATGACTCTTTTTTCATTTTAAAATTCCTCCAAATTCAAACTTCTTTTACTCATGATAAATTACTTAGTCGCTCAATATGAATCGTGATGTAGCCTAACTCATCTTCAGGCAGACTAATCCCAAAATCCACATGTAGCATCGTAGAAACCTTTAATGCTACTTGATAACTAAGGTCGTACTTCTTTTTAATAATGGCTAATACATCTTGATCCATCGCATGATATTTTTTTGTATAAAATCGTTCTAAAACAAATCTTAAATGAGTTACTAAACGAGAATAAGACAAACTCATCTCCGAACTAGTGAAATCAATTGCTAATTCTTCACTTACCACACGAGCCATCTCTGAAACCATAGTGATTTCACGAATACTTTTATTGTTTCCATACTCACTCGTTCTAGCACTATGAATATGAATTGCAATATAAGCCGCTTCATCTAATGTAAAGGTAATTCCAAATTGCGTTGAAAGATACTCAATTGCCCATTCAGCGATTAAAAATTCTTCACTATAAAGCACTTCGATTTCTTTACGCAATTTATTTTGAACAATGATGCCATTTTTTAACCGATCCATCGCAAAGGCGATATGATCTGCTAATGCAATATGAATGTGTTCATTTAATTTCTCTTTTAAAATCGTTTCAGCGTGTTCAATAATGCGTTCTGACGCAAAAAAGTAGACTTCATCAATTTGAGACAACAATTGTTGGAAGTTTTCTTGTTCAGTTTCCATCACAAACATTTGCTCAATGTCTCGTTCATGAACAAGGTCATTCTTTTTTTTATTGAACCCGATTCCCTTGCCGATTGCCACTTTTTCAATGGCGCCATCGGCAACAAGAACGGCATTTTGATTAAATACTTTTTTTATTTTCACGTTAGATCATCTGCTCCTTCAGTTACTCCCTGAGAACACAACCTTTAGGCTTTAGAAACCACCATTGCAACTGTTTCACCAGCTACAGCTTCGCCACTTCCCTTGAAGTCATAGTTATAAGACTCAATATTGCCATTTGTTACGATTACCGGCGTGATAATGCTTGGTGCATTTGCAATTAAAAATTCGCGATCGATTTTTACTAATGGGCCGCCTTTTTTTACAACGTCTCCCACTTTCACTTGCGCATCAAATCCTTTACCTTGTAAGGCAACAGTATCCAATCCAACATGAATTAACACTTCTACGCCACTTTCTGCTTGAATGCCGTATGCGTGTAAAGTATCCGCAACTTGTACTAATGTTCCGCCAATTGGTGCTACGATAACATCTGAAGTTGGTTCTACCGCAAAACCTTCACCCATCATTTTTTCAGCAAAAACAGGATCTGGTACTTCATTGATTGGTAAAATTTTACCATCTGCAATTGCAACTAATGCTTCATTTACACCTGCAACCTCAACTACTTCTTCTTTTTTCTTCTTGTTAAAAAATAAACCCATGTTAAAAACTCCCTTCTTATTTTGAACACTATAAAAAGGCACGACAAAAGGAATCCCTATTTGAGATTTTTTCAAAGCCCAATTAGCGAAGTCTTTTATCATGCCTAATACAACTTAGTCACATGAAAAACAATCAGACAAGTTGCCTGATTTCTAAATTATGGCTTAATTTTATGCTTCACAGCTGAAAAAATCAACTGTTTTTTTCAATTTAATTGATTTTCTAATCGAACTATCCTTTATTCTTTAATATGAAAAAAACAGTTATTAAACTTGATAAATATAGTTTTCATATTATGTTAACTAATTCAATTACAATAACTTTTTTCTTATTATAAGGATTGAAATAACTTGTTTTTATTATACCCTTATCGAATTCAAAAAAACATGTTTTTGCTTCATTCTTGACCTAAGTATATAAAATGCTATCTGCTATCTCACTCAAAAACTTCCATTCACCTAGACCAATTTACCAAACTTCTTATTATTTATCTTTCAATTCACTTCCACTCAGTTCAAAATAAACATTTCATAAAAAATGAACTCTAAACAACACACTCTCACTATCTCACATAATTAAATAACTCTAATAAAAATGAATTTTTATACAAACATGGAATGAAAACGATTTTAAATAACAAA
This window encodes:
- a CDS encoding PTS transporter subunit EIIC, with translation MLNQMQKIGKALMLPIAVLPAAGLLNRLGAADVLNVPFMNAGGNSIFTYLSLMFAMGIAIGLSKDNSGIAALGGALIYFVLNFGVIGINENINMGVFAGFIAGLMSPLIYNRVYDKYEGSPYFNGRHIALLLNVIAALLLVAIFGLIWPTVQNGLDHINSFIVGAGALGAGVFEFANRMLIPTGLHHVLNSYLWFAYGSFPDAATGVMANGDINRFFAGDPTAGAFQVGFFPIMMFGLPAAAMAMVAAAKPNKRKATFGMMLSVAVTAFLTGITEPLEFSFMFVAFPLYVVHAVLAGIAGFVTNLLGIKMGFTFSAGAIDYALNFGLGTKAWMLIPIGFVFAVVYFVIFYFSILKFDIKTPGREDDEDEADLAAEVPNAGVQTAVAGLGTSENDVAPTGDKYDIMAAKYITALGGPDNFTSIDNCTTRLRLQMKDTSIVNEQALKKAGARGVVKINETAVQVIVGTDVEFIADKLKNELDK
- a CDS encoding PTS transporter subunit EIIC: MKKESLAKRYGIALSYIAVSVVSLLIFWALSLTGVGAFVGIFNAYKLIFPLVVSISVATGIGFDHSGASALAGAVGYLVFGSSFSVLVDPKTAFLVTSPIKLFGSVGSDQLFFILCGLFMGIVAGVLYNKFYNIKMPEWLAFFGGRRFVPIVTSVVALFIGSFIANVVIPHL
- a CDS encoding BglG family transcription antiterminator, translated to MKIKKVFNQNAVLVADGAIEKVAIGKGIGFNKKKNDLVHERDIEQMFVMETEQENFQQLLSQIDEVYFFASERIIEHAETILKEKLNEHIHIALADHIAFAMDRLKNGIIVQNKLRKEIEVLYSEEFLIAEWAIEYLSTQFGITFTLDEAAYIAIHIHSARTSEYGNNKSIREITMVSEMARVVSEELAIDFTSSEMSLSYSRLVTHLRFVLERFYTKKYHAMDQDVLAIIKKKYDLSYQVALKVSTMLHVDFGISLPEDELGYITIHIERLSNLS
- a CDS encoding PTS sugar transporter subunit IIA, whose amino-acid sequence is MGLFFNKKKKEEVVEVAGVNEALVAIADGKILPINEVPDPVFAEKMMGEGFAVEPTSDVIVAPIGGTLVQVADTLHAYGIQAESGVEVLIHVGLDTVALQGKGFDAQVKVGDVVKKGGPLVKIDREFLIANAPSIITPVIVTNGNIESYNYDFKGSGEAVAGETVAMVVSKA